The Apium graveolens cultivar Ventura chromosome 11, ASM990537v1, whole genome shotgun sequence genome has a window encoding:
- the LOC141698171 gene encoding oligopeptide transporter 7-like, which yields MEERSSFSHEIQTPLLPNLPLSSAVHQEDECDDQSPIRQVALTVPTTDDETLPVLTFRMWVLGTLSCVVLSFLNQFFWYRTEPLTITAISAQIAVVPLGQLMAAKITDRIFFRGTRFEFTMNPGPFNVKEHVLITIFANSGAGSVYAIHVVTGVKIFYARHITFFVSLLVVLTTQILGFGWAGIFRRYLVEPAAMWWPANLVQVSLFRALHEKEERSKGGLTRTQFFVIAFICSFAFYVFPGYIFQMLTSLSWICWIFPKSVLAQQLGSGLHGLGIGAVGLDWSSISAYLGSPLASPWFATANVAVGFFLVMYVVTPISYWFNFYKAKNFPIFSDELFTSSGQIYNITTIIDNNFHLDSAAYEREGPLYLSTFFAMTYGVGFAALAATVMHVFLFHGREIWEQSKSSFKEKKMDIHTRLMSKYKQVPEWWFWSILIVNITLTIFACEYYNEQLQLPWWGVLLACAIAFFFTLPIGIITAITNQAPGLNIITEYIIGYIYPGYPVANMCFKVYGYISMTQAITFLQDFKLGHYMKIPPRTMFMAQIVGTLIASLVYLITAWWLMETIPDICATASSGTVWTCPGDHVFYDASVIWGLIGPRRIFGDLGTYAMVNWFFLLGAIAPVFVWLAHRAFPDQEWIRLINMPVLIGATGQMPPATAVNYTAWIMVGFLSGFVIYRYRPDWWQRHNYVLSGALDAGLAFMGVLLYLCLGLENIGLDWWGNELDGCPYASCPTAPGIAVEGCPVVM from the exons ATGGAGGAACGATCATCATTCTCACACGAAATTCAAACTCCTCTAC TACCAAATCTTCCGTTGAGTTCAGCTGTGCATCAAGAAGATGAGTGTGATGATCAGTCTCCGATCAGGCAAGTTGCGCTCACCGTCCCGACAACCGACGACGAAACCCTACCGGTACTCACTTTCCGAATGTGGGTCTTAGGAACACTCTCATGCGTAGTGTTATCATTTCTCAACCAATTTTTTTGGTACCGAACCGAACCGTTGACTATCACGGCGATCTCAGCGCAGATAGCCGTGGTGCCATTAGGTCAACTAATGGCAGCTAAAATAACAGACAGAATATTTTTCCGCGGAACCAGATTCGAGTTTACGATGAATCCAGGGCCATTTAACGTGAAAGAACACGTACTTATCACGATTTTCGCAAACTCCGGTGCGGGTTCGGTGTACGCAATTCATGTTGTAACCGGTGTGAAGATTTTTTATGCGCGTCACATCACGTTCTTTGTCTCGTTGCTTGTTGTTCTAACAACTCAG ATACTGGGGTTCGGGTGGGCTGGAATATTCAGAAGATATTTAGTGGAGCCAGCTGCTATGTGGTGGCCTGCTAATCTCGTTCAAGTCTCCTTGTTCAG GGCTCTGCATGAGAAAGAAGAGAGGTCGAAAGGAGGATTAACTCGAACTCAGTTCTTCGTGATCGCCTTCATTTGCAGCTTTGCATTCTACGTCTTCCCTGGCTACATCTTCCAAATGTTAACCTCCCTTTCTTGGATCTGCTGGATCTTCCCAAAATCAGTTCTAGCACAGCAACTTGGTTCTGGACTCCACGGCCTTGGAATCGGAGCTGTTGGCCTTGACTGGTCTTCAATTTCGGCCTACCTTGGAAGCCCGTTAGCTAGCCCCTGGTTTGCCACTGCCAATGTTGCTGTGGGATTTTTTTTGGTCATGTATGTTGTGACACCTATAAGCTACTGGTTCAATTTTTATAAAGCAAAAAATTTCCCCATTTTTTCTGATGAACTCTTCACCTCATCTGGCCAAATTTACAATATTACAACCATTATTGACAATAATTTCCACCTGGATTCCGCGGCTTATGAACGTGAAGGGCCTCTTTATCTTAGTACATTCTTTGCTATGACTTATGGTGTTGGATTCGCAGCGCTTGCAGCCACAGTTATGCATGTGTTTCTATTTCATGGAAG GGAGATATGGGAGCAAAGCAAATCGagtttcaaagaaaagaaaatggaCATACACACTAGACTTATGAGCAAATATAAACAAGTTCCAGAGTGGTGGTTCTGGTCCATCCTGATTGTTAACATAACACTTACAATTTTTGCCTGTGAGTATTACAATGAGCAACTTCAGCTGCCTTGGTGGGGTGTACTACTAGCTTGCGCCATTGCCTTCTTTTTTACACTGCCTATTGGAATCATCACTGCCATTACGAACCAG GCTCCAGGATTAAACATCATTACAGAATATATCATTGGATACATCTATCCAGGATATCCGGTTGCTAATATGTGCTTCAAAGTGTATGGTTACATAAGTATGACACAAGCAATTACCTTTCTTCAAGACTTTAAACTTGGTCACTACATGAAAATTCCACCTCGTACTATGTTCATGGCACAG ATAGTTGGTACGCTTATAGCAAGTTTAGTGTACTTGATAACAGCCTGGTGGTTAATGGAAACTATCCCTGACATTTGTGCAACTGCGTCTTCTGGCACTGTGTGGACTTGCCCGGGAGATCATGTCTTCTACGATGCATCTGTTATCTGGGGACTGATCGGCCCTCGTAGAATTTTTGGAGATTTAGGCACTTATGCAATGGTGAATTGGTTCTTTTTGCTTGGAGCAATTGCTCCTGTCTTTGTCTGGTTAGCCCACAGGGCATTCCCTGACCAAGAGTGGATTAGGCTCATAAACATGCCAGTGCTTATAGGCGCCACAGGGCAGATGCCACCAGCTACTGCAGTTAACTACACTGCATGGATTATGGTTGGATTTTTATCTGGATTTGTAATCTACAGATATAGACCAGATTGGTGGCAACGCCATAATTATGTTCTATCTGGTGCACTTGATGCTGGACTGGCTTTTATGGGAGTGCTTCTGTATCTTTGTCTGGGGCTGGAAAATATTGGTCTTGATTGGTGGGGCAATGAACTTGATGGATGCCCTTATGCTTCCTGTCCAACAGCTCCAGGGATTGCAGTGGAGGGCTGCCCTGTGGTTATGTAG